Within the Bacillus pumilus genome, the region AGGATCTGTCACTGCCGCCAATAGCTGTAAAGAAGCAGATGGTGCAGCCGCAGTTGTTGTGATGGAAAGATCGCAGGCAGAGGCAAATGGGTTTCAGCCAATGCTGCGATATGCCGGAAGTGCTGTGACGGCGATGCATCCCAATTTTCCAGCTGCTGCGCCGATTGATGCGATGAAGAAACTTCTAGATCAAGAGAAAATCAAGGCAGAGGATGTTGCACTGTTTGAAATCAATGAAGCCTTTGCTCTGAAAATAGCGCTGATTGCTCGGACGCTAGATATTCCTTATGACAGGATCAATAAGAGAGGTGGTGCACTTTGTCTTGGTCATCCATATAGCGCATCAGGAGCTGCGATGATGGTGAGACTGTTTTACGAAGCGCGCACCTTACCGAATGGAAGCTATGTCATGGCCGCAATTGGGAGTGGTGGCGGCGTCGGTTTAGCCGTATTATGTCAAGTTCTGTCATGACAAGCATGAGCAAGTAATTGCCGAACTCCGTCGAATCATGTACTATAAAAGCTAGATGTGAGGAGGGCCATGCATGTTTTCAGAACAAAAGAAACGACCATTTTTCAAAAGGAAAATGGGGATCGTCCTGTTATCTGTTCTTGCTGTCATCATCATTGCAGCATTATCAGGCTTTTTATATGTTAAATCAGCACTTGGACCGGTCGATCAAAAAAGTAAACAAACGATTAATATTCATATTCCTAATGGGACATCTGTCCGTGAGATTGCGGGCATTTTAAAAGAAAATGGGCTCATTTCGAATGACACGATTTTCACTTATTATGCAAAATACAAAAACGCGTCCGGCTTTAAAGCGGGATACTTTCATTTGAAACAAACGATGGACGCAGACACGCTGATTCAAAAGCTGACATCTGGAGGGACAGACTATGCCTTTCAGCTTGTGATTCCAGAAGGAAAACAGCTGTCTGATATTGCGGCAGTGATTGCAAACCAGACGAATTTTTCAGCGAAAGAAGTGGAAGCGAAGCTGGATGATCCTGCGTTTATCAAAACATTAATGAAAAAATATCCGAAAACGGTGACATCACAGGTAAATGGCAAACAGGTGAAACATCCGTTAGAAGGTTATTTATTCCCTGCGACGTATCCATTTTATCGTGAGGATGAATCACTCGAAACGATCATTGAAACGATGATTAAACAAACAGATCAAT harbors:
- the mltG gene encoding endolytic transglycosylase MltG, with the protein product MFSEQKKRPFFKRKMGIVLLSVLAVIIIAALSGFLYVKSALGPVDQKSKQTINIHIPNGTSVREIAGILKENGLISNDTIFTYYAKYKNASGFKAGYFHLKQTMDADTLIQKLTSGGTDYAFQLVIPEGKQLSDIAAVIANQTNFSAKEVEAKLDDPAFIKTLMKKYPKTVTSQVNGKQVKHPLEGYLFPATYPFYREDESLETIIETMIKQTDQYVKTYEKDMKKRNMSIHDVLTMASLIEMEATEKTDRAKISSVFYNRLKKDMPLQTDPTVLYALGEHKSRVYYKDLKVKSPYNTYNNKGLPPGPIANAGESSWKAALHPEKTDYVYFLAKKNGEVVFTKTLNEHNKAKAKYITGSK